The genomic window GCTAAATCATTATTGAAACCAGTTATGGACCATATCGACCGCAACAAGTCGATTGCCTCCATGCACGTCTGTCGTGGAAACTGGAGCAACGATGAAAGCATCTTGCTGACAGGTGCTTACACGCCATTGTTGGACTTATTCGAATATGTGGACCCAGACTTATTGACCTTAGAGTACTCAACTCCACGTGCCGGAGACTTCAGTACTTTGATGGCTTCTGATCAAATCAGAAACAACGACATTATCGGCTTAGGCGTCGAAAATCCTCGTTTATACGATGCTGAATCAGTTGATTTCATCAAAGATAAGGTCAAAGATGCCTTGCAGTATCTACCTGCAGATCGAATTTTTATCAATCCTGACTGTGGTTTTGCGACCTTCTCCAATCGCCCAGTCAACAAAGAAGAATTCATCACTAACAAGATTAATTCACTAGTTGAAGCATCTCATCAACTTCGCCAAGAATACAGTACCGTTCAGGAGTAAAGATCAAATGGAAAGACTATTAAAAGAGAGTAAATACTACAACATCGACTTACGTACAGTTGGTCAAAATGACGATAGCAATAAGATTTACATTGACAATACCTCCTATACCATTGCCAAAGAGATCAGTTTCGATTCTGAAAATACCGAAGCTACTAGCATGACGCATTTTGCTGACTCGATTGCCAGTTCAGTGATTTTTTCGATCACCAATTACGATAAAAAACATGACGAACTTGTCGATGAAATTGAAGGTAAATTTTCTTTTCAATTAGTAAATCCACTATCTTACATCGGTGTCATCGGATACGATGGCGAACCAAAGATAGATGAGATCACGATGGTCCTGTACATTGTATCTGTTGCTGAAGAAGACGAGTTGAAAGAGTTATGCGATAAAGCAATGAAAAACTCATTGATCCTTAACTCGATCAAAGGCAGTATTAAGATTAATACCCGCGTTAAACTAGTTTATTAAACATTAAAGCCGCCAATTATGGCGGCTTTTTTGATGTCCGAGAACAATCATTTGACTATTTTGAGGTTTAGATTGAATATGATCACGTTGTTACAAATATTTTTTTATTTTTCGCATCAAGATTTTATATAACTTGAAAGAAGGACAAGATATTATGACAAAAATGATTGCTGGACAAGCTTTAGTTAAAGTGTTGGAAGATTGGGATGTCGACCACGTTTACGGTATCCCAGGAGGTTCGATCAACCATACAGTTGAGGGACTTTACTTAGAAAAAGACAAGGTCAAATACATTCAGGTACGTCACGAGGAAGTTGGTGCAATTGCCGCATCAGCTGACGCTAAATTCACTGGAAAAATCGGTGTTGCGTTTGGATCAGCTGGTCCTGGTGCAACTCATTTATTCAACGGACTTTATGATGCCAAAATGGACCACGTTCCTGTCTTAGCCATCGTTGGTCAAGTACCACAAGCAACGATGAATACTAACTATTTCCAAGAAATGGATGAAACACCTATGTTTAGCGATGTAGCAGTTTATAACCGGACTGTTACGACTGCTGAACAGATTCCTTACGTCATCAATCAAGCGATTCGTGAAGCTTATCGACAAAAGGGCGTTGCGGTCGTAACCATTCCAGAAGACCTTAGTTCAACGGAAATCGACTATCAAGCACCAAAGACACCTAAGGTAGTCGAGAATAATTTTTCACAAGTCATCAATCCTGAAGATGTCGAAAATACACTCAAGATGATCAAAGAGTCTAAACATCCTTTGATCTATGCTGGACGTGGTTTACTAGGTGCAAAAGACACTTTGACTAAATTCTCTGAGCAATTCAATATTCCAGTCATGAATACAGTGCCGGCTACAGGGGTAATTAGCACTGACCATCCTAATTTTATCGGCACTTTCGGACGTCTTGGCAGCAAGTCTGGATTTGAGGCTTTACAACATACTGACCTGATCTTGTTCTTAGGCTCAGAATTCCCATTTGCGGGCTTTTGGCCAAAGGACTTAAAGATTATCGAAGTTAACAATAATCCATACGACATCGGCAAAACAGTCGATGTAGACTATGCTGTGATCTCTGATGCCCAAAGTTATTTGCAAGCTTTGATCGATACCAAAGAAACGCTTCCTGCTACTGATTGGCTCAAAGCTAACCAAGAAAATAAGGCCAATTGGGACAAGTGGTTGGCAGGCCTTGCTAAAGACGACAGCAATGGTCTTAATCCAGAAACGATCACTGCAAAAATTGCTGAAATGGCTGGTCCAAACGATACTTATGGCGTTGATACCGGAAACGTGTCAGAGTGGGGCGTTCGTGGACTGCCAATAAATCATAATCAACGTTTCGCTATCTCTGGACTTTTTGCAACAATGGGCTTTGGACTTCCTGCGGGTCTAGCGGGTGCATTAAGCGTCCCTGACGCTCAAGCCTGGTCTTTATCAGGTGATGGTGGATTTTCTATGGTCGCTCCTGATATCATCACAGAAGCTCGCTACGGCCTTCCAGTCATCAACGTCGTCTTTGCTAACGAGAGACTCGGCTTCATTTACAACGAACAAGTTGTTACCAAGCAACACCTTTACGGAGTCGACTTAACTGGCGCCGACTGGGCAAAGGTTGCTGAAGGTTTAGGCGGGATCGGATTTACTGTAACTTCAATCAAAGAAGCCGACGAAGTCTTTGCTAAGATCAAAAAATTGCAAGCTTCTGGCAACAAGAAACCAATCGTCATCAATGCCGTCATCAAACAAGATGACCCAATCACGACTGCATTTATGCCACTTGATCCAAAACTATACGGTCAAGATACAGTTGATCAATATGCTAAGCAATATGGAATCGATACTAAAGAACAACCATCCCTCGGAGAACTACTTCGTGCTAAGGGTGATGAAAAATAAGTTATCCACATGTGAATAACTTTTGAAATTAAAAATAGGCAATCGACCTGTTGAAAAAGTCGATTGCCTATTTGTTTTATTATTAAGCGTTTGTTCCAGTGATGTGTGAAATATCGTTTGAACTGACATAGCGATTAGGTGAGATCTGGTAGTAGATAACGCCTGAATCGATATTTACAGCCTGTTGGTTAGTAAACCAAGCCGAGTTTCCAGCCACTGATACTTGATTGATGGCATTGCCATTTCCATCGTATAACTGGATCTGATCGTTATTCACAGTGTGAATAACCGCTTTGTAGTTAGTGATGGCAATATTTTTAATACCTGAAAGAACTTCATTGGCACTCAAATATTGATTGTCGCCAATCTTGTAAAATACTTCTTTAGTGGCAGCATTCTTATGTAATTGCGATGTCGCAAAATCTTGATTGGCTGGAGCATTTTGGTGTTCGATAATTTGACCATTTTGGTCATAGATTGGTAAACCAATCAAATTTTTAGTATGGATAGTAATGTTGATCGTAGTATCTGTCCATGTTGCGGAAACTGCAGCATTAGCTGGTGCGTTGTTTGCTGCAGATGCTGTTGATGTGCTGAAACTACCTAGCAATGCAGGCGAGATCAACGCTACAGCTAAGACTAAACTCAATTTCTTATGGCTCATTTTTAAACCCCCATTATTACAACTATAATAACATTATATATATATTTAATATAAAATTTCAAATTTGTATCATTTGTGCAAAAAAAATCGTCCAATTCCGTTGAGGGATGGGCGATTTATTGTTTATTGAGGTATTTTAGCAATCTTTCCTTGTTCGATATAAACACTCAAGATTCCGATATCAGCTGGATTTACACCACTGATACGACTAGCTTGGGCAATCGTTTCAGGATTGATCTTACTTAACTTTTGGACAGCTTCAGTAGCTAAACCATTGACCTTCGTGTAATCAAGACGTTCTGGGATCTTCTTTGATTCCATCTTCTTGAGACGGTCGATTTTCATTTGTTCTTTGGCAATGTATCCTTCGTACTTGATCTGGATCTCAACTTGTTCCTTAACGCGACGGTCAACATCAGCTCCGCCTTCACCGATCATGTCGATGATATCTTGATAGTGGACCTCAGGTCTTCTCAAGAAACGACCAGCTAAGATGCCGTCTTTAAGGCCCTTCAAGTTGTGAACACTCAAGAATGGCTCAGCCATCTTAGGTGTGATCATAGTAGTTTCAAGGCGTTTTTTCTCTGCAGCAACTGCTTCCCACTTGCGTGTGAAACGGTCGTATCGGTCATCGCTAATAAGTCCAAGGTCATGTCCCTTACCAGTTAGACGCTCGTCAGCATTATCATGACGCAAAATCAAACGATATTCGGCACGACTTGTCAAAAGACGATAAGGTTCGTTAGTTCCTTTAGTTACGAGATCATCGATCAAAACGCCGATATACGCTTCATCCCTACGTAAAATAAATG from Companilactobacillus sp. includes these protein-coding regions:
- a CDS encoding SLAP domain-containing protein, whose product is MSHKKLSLVLAVALISPALLGSFSTSTASAANNAPANAAVSATWTDTTINITIHTKNLIGLPIYDQNGQIIEHQNAPANQDFATSQLHKNAATKEVFYKIGDNQYLSANEVLSGIKNIAITNYKAVIHTVNNDQIQLYDGNGNAINQVSVAGNSAWFTNQQAVNIDSGVIYYQISPNRYVSSNDISHITGTNA
- the spxB gene encoding pyruvate oxidase: MTKMIAGQALVKVLEDWDVDHVYGIPGGSINHTVEGLYLEKDKVKYIQVRHEEVGAIAASADAKFTGKIGVAFGSAGPGATHLFNGLYDAKMDHVPVLAIVGQVPQATMNTNYFQEMDETPMFSDVAVYNRTVTTAEQIPYVINQAIREAYRQKGVAVVTIPEDLSSTEIDYQAPKTPKVVENNFSQVINPEDVENTLKMIKESKHPLIYAGRGLLGAKDTLTKFSEQFNIPVMNTVPATGVISTDHPNFIGTFGRLGSKSGFEALQHTDLILFLGSEFPFAGFWPKDLKIIEVNNNPYDIGKTVDVDYAVISDAQSYLQALIDTKETLPATDWLKANQENKANWDKWLAGLAKDDSNGLNPETITAKIAEMAGPNDTYGVDTGNVSEWGVRGLPINHNQRFAISGLFATMGFGLPAGLAGALSVPDAQAWSLSGDGGFSMVAPDIITEARYGLPVINVVFANERLGFIYNEQVVTKQHLYGVDLTGADWAKVAEGLGGIGFTVTSIKEADEVFAKIKKLQASGNKKPIVINAVIKQDDPITTAFMPLDPKLYGQDTVDQYAKQYGIDTKEQPSLGELLRAKGDEK